Within the Candidatus Reidiella endopervernicosa genome, the region GATGCCATCCAGGCCAGCATCAGCAATGGTCGCCAGGGCATGATGACCGCCCACGGCAAGACCCTCAGCAGCGACGAGGTCGATTCACTGGCCCAGTCTATCGTTGATGGCAATGTCACCGGCAATGCGCTCTACATGGGCAAGGCATGTTTCGCCTGTCACGGTGCAGATGGCAAGGGTATGGCCGCACTCGGCTCTGCCAACCTGACCGATAGTATCTACCGCTTTGCTGGCGATCAGCTCGAGAGCGTCAAGTACACCATCAGCCACGGTGTTAACGACCCTTCAGATGCTGAGACCCGCAACGCTGTAATGCCGAAGTTTGGTGACAAGCTGAGTGAGACCGACATCAAGAAGCTGGCAGTCTATGTCCGTAAGATGGGCGGCGGTCAGTAAGAGCCAAGGATTGGGGCTACGGCGGCTAACGCCCTGTAGCCCCACTTCTCAACCTGATATTTGGGAGTGACAAACTATGAGTGATTGGGTAGCAATTGGTTCCTACATCAGCGTAGCTGTATCTATCGTCGTCTTCGTATTTCTAGTAGTAAAAGTACGTAAGCTGATGAATACGGACAAATCCGACGACTAGTAACCGGAAAGGGGGCTTCTAGCCCCTTTTCTTATTAAGTACGTGCTAATATACCTAGGTCGGGATATCCCGTTTGAGTTAGCACGTAGTACGACCTTTCAGCGGCATGCTGAAAAGCCCTCAAGGGGGTTTTCCACCATTCTGTTGTAACCAAATTCCCACGCTGCAGTCCATTCGGTGCTGCGGCTTCTGGAGGCGACTGTGAGCGAGCAAGAGAAGCGAGTTGATCAGGGCGGTGTCGACGCCCTCTATGAGGAGTCGACCCACTGGCACGTCAATACCGGCGAAGAGACGATCCACGCCAAACGCATGCCCGGCATGTGGCGTAACCTGAAGTGGCTCAGCTCCACGGTCTGGATCTTCTTCTTCCTCGGCCCCTATCTGCGCTGGGATGATCGCCAGGCGATTCTGCTCGATATCCCCAACGAGAAGTTCCACATCCTCAACATCACCATCCTGCCACAGGATGTCTGGATGCTGGCACTGGTACTGCTCTTTTTCTCCATCCTACTCGCCGCCGTCACCTCGGTTGCCGGACGCGTCTACTGCGGCTTCTTCTGCTTCCAGACCATCTGGACCGATATCTACACCCTGATTGAGGAGAAGCTTGAGGGTGGACCTGCCAAACGGCGCAAGCTGGAGAAGGCACCGTGGGATCTGAACAAGATCCGTATCAAGACGATCAAACACACCCTGTGGCTGCTGATTGGCGCACTCACCGGCGTCACCTTCGCCGCCTGGTTCACCGATGCCTACGACCTCTGGATCGGCTACTTCACCTTCACCGCACCGACGGTGGCCTGGACCGTGCTGGGCCTGTTCACTGTTGGCACCTACGTACTTGCCGGATTTATGCGTGAACAGACCTGCTTCTGGCTCTGTCCCTACGCCCGCATTCAGGGCGTTATGTATGACGAGGAGACAGTGCTGCCCACCTACGATCTCAACCGTGGTGAGCCGCGCGGCAAGCTGAAGAAGGGGCAACACGTCGAGGGCATGGGTGATTGCATCGAATGCAACCAGTGTGTGGCCGTCTGCCCAACCGGAATCGACATTCGTGAAGGGCAGCAGGAGGGGTGTATCACCTGCGCACTCTGTATTGATGCCTGTGACTCGGTGATGGACAAGATCAATCGACCTCGTGGCCTGATCCGTTACGCCTCTTATGATGAGATTCAAGGCAAACCGACCCTCCCACTGCGCAAGCGCCCACGCGTACTGGTCTACTTCACCATCATGACCCTGGCGGTTGTTGGGCTGGTCTATGGCCTGACCCATCTCGGTGCGATCGAACTCAAGGTACTGCACGATCGCCAGCCGCTGTTTGTGCAGCAGAGCGATGGTTCGATCCAGAACAAATACTTCATCAAGCTGTTGAACAAGACCGACGCCGATATGAAGATCCGGATCAGTGCAACCGGCCCAGAGCAGATGGTCGTGGTTGGTGCCGACAAGACACTGGTGGCACGTAAGGGGCGCCTTAACAGCTATACCCTCTTTGTTCGTGTACCATCACGACTGCTTGAGAGCGCGAGCACCCCAATCGTGTTCAAAGTCGAGCAGGTCGATGCCGAAGAGATCACGGCGGAATACACCAGCATGTTCATGGGACCGCGCCGCTAGGCGTGCATCGAGCCAGAGACAGAGAGAACTAACCATATGAGTGGAGCTACCGAGATGGGCCTCTTATCACAATCGAGTAAAAAAGCCTTTCGCAACCCCTGGGTTATCGGTTGGATCACGCTGATCCTGATCGTACTGGGCGTCAATATCGCATTTATCTCACTGGCGGTGGTCACCAACCCCGGACTGGTCTCAGACGACTACTACGAGCGCGGTCAGGACCACGAAAAGAATATCAACACTCGCAAAGCCGCACGTAGTGCGCTTGGCTGGCAGGTCAGCCTCGATGTTCCTACAGACACCACCCTTGGTCGTGAGACACCCTTCCGCTTCACCGCCGTCGACAAGGTAGGCCGTCCGCTGGTCGATGGCTCCGCCACCCTGCACGCCTACCGCCCCTCCGACGCCGCCGCCGACTTCGAGGTCGCAATGTTCGAGAAGCGTCCCGGGCAGTATGTCGCACCCGTCGTCTTCCCACTGAAGGGATACTGGCGCGTCATCATCACACTGCAGCGCGGTGAAGATAGCTGGGAACTGACCGAGAAGGTCAACGTCCTCGTCCCCTGAATCTAACCGTTACCGAAGATGAATGACCGGAGCGTCGTAGCCGACGATTCCCAATGTTACCACTGCGGCCTGCCGCTTCCCGAACCGCCGTTCGAGGAGGCCATTGAATCGCTTCCCCGACAGTTCTGCTGTATCGGCTGCCAGTCGGTCTGCAAAGCGATCTACGACGCCGGCCTTGAGGGTTTCTACCAACGTACCCCCGACGGCACCCTGCTCGCACCACCCCCGCCACCGCCTCAGGACTCCGCACTCTACGATCTCGACGATGTGCAGAGCGAGTTTGTCACCACACTCGGCGATAGCCGCGATATCCATCTGCTGGTCGAGGGGATCCACTGTGCCGCCTGCGTCTGGCTGATTGAACACACACTCAGCCGTGTTACAGGGGTAGTTGAAGCCAAGGTCAATCTGGCCGGGAAACGTCTCCATCTGCGCTGGGACAACAGTGCCATCCCGCTCTCAAAGATCATCGACAGACTGGCACAGGTTGGCTACAAGGCGGTCCCCTACGATCCGGAGAATGCCGAGGGAGCATTGGCAAAGCAGAACCGGTCCCTGCTCTACCGTATGGCCTTTGCCGGTTTTACCATGATGAACCTGCTCTGGATCTCGATCGCCCTCTACTCGGGGGCCGATCAGGGTGAGTTTCGTGGCATGTTCCACTGGATCGGTTTTGCCCTGGCCACCCCCACCCTGCTCTACTCCGGCTGGCCCTTTCTCAAGGGAGCCTGGACCGGGTTACGCAGTCTCCACCTCACCATGGATCTACCGATCGCCATCGGCGCCTCCACCACCTACAGCTACTCACTCTATGTGATGCTCAGCCAGAGCAGCGTGGGTGAGGTCTACTACGACACGGTGGTCAACTTCATCTTTGTCATCCTGGTGGGGCGCTATCTCGAAGCGATCTCCAAGAAACAGGCGGTATCCTCAACCCAGCGATTACTCGATCTGCAGCCACGTGTCGCCACTCTGCTGCGCGACGGCGAGCCCCATATCGTACCCATTCGCACCGTAAAACCGGGTGAGATCGTACTGGTAAAGGCGGGCGACAAGATCCCCGTTGACGGCACCATTATCGATGGACGTAGCCGGGTCGATGAGTCGATGCTCAGCGGAGAGTCAGAGCCGGTCGCCAAACTGATCGGCGACAGCGTCTCTGCCGGTACGGTCAATATCGAGAGTGCCCTGACCCTCAATATTGAAGGCACCCTCAAGGACACCGCCCTGGGCCGCATCATCCGCCTGGTTGAGGATGCACAGGCCTCCAAGGCGCCGATCCAGTGTGTTGCCGACCGCATCGTGCCCTGGTTTGTTGCTATCACCCTGCTACTGGCAAGTCTCACCTTCGCCTTCTGGCACTCCACCGACTTCGAGATCGCGCTGATGGCCGCCACCGCGGTGCTGATCATCACCTGCCCCTGCGCCTTCGGGCTCGCCACCCCGATGGCCATCGCCGTCGCCTCAGGACTCGGCGCACGCTACGGCATTCTGGTGAAAAATGGTGCCGTGCTCGAGACACTCTCCGATATCGACCACTTCATCTTCGACAAGACCGGCACCCTCACCGAGGGGCGTATGGGACTGGTGAAGGTGGTCAGCTACGGCAACATCGACGATCAGCAGCTGCTCGGACTCGCAGCGCGCGTGGAGCGCTTCTCCGAGCACACCACCGCGAGGGCGATTGTTGCCGCTGCCGATGAACTGGAACTCAACACCCCCGGTGAGACCTCCGATTTTGAGAGCAAACCCGGCTTCGGTGTCCGTGCGCGGGTCGACGGTATCGAAGTCATGCTCGGCACAGAGGCGTGGCTCACCGAGGCAGATATCGAGATGGGTGAGACCTTCTCCAATCAGATTGAGCAGCTCGAGGGGGACGGGGTGACCTGCATCCACATTGCGGTTGGCGGCAAGCTGCTCGGCTTTATTGCACTGGCCGATCGTCTGCGCCCCGATGCCGCCACCCTGATCGAGAATCTGCGCCAGTCGGGAGCCCACCTGACGCTGCTAAGCGGCGACCGTCAACGTGTCGCCGAGGCGATCGCCAAACAGCTTGGCGGCATGGAGGTTATCGCAGAGGTGCTGCCGCAGGATAAGGATCGCGTGATCCAGGAACTGCAGCAACAGGGCGCACAGGTAGCGATGATCGGTGACGGTGTTAACGACGCCCCGGCACTGATTCGCGCCGATGTCGGCATTGCCGTCGGCTCAGGTACCGATGTCTCGATGGAGAGTGCCGATATCGTCCTGATCAGCAGTGAGCTGGAGAAGGTGGCACTCGCCAGCCGCCTCTCGCGCCGCACCCTGCGCACCATCCGGCAGAATATCGGTATCTCGATCACCTACAATGTCATCATGGTGCCGCTAGCGATGATGGCCTTTGTCACCCCGCTGGTAGCAGCGGTCTCGATGCCGATCAGCTCGCTACTGGTAATCGGCAATGCAGCCCGAATCCGCACCCTCTTTAAGGGGTTGACCTCGAAGCGCTGAGCGGTGAGAGTGGCGATCAGTTCAAGTTAGAGTGATAGAACGATGGATGTAATCTACGGCCTCATTCCCCTGATGATCCTGCTCGGCCTGTTCATGGTCGGACTTTTTATATGGACCGTGCGTAACGGCCAGTATGACGATCTTGACGGTGACGCCAACCGCATCCTAATGGATGACGACGACCCCCTTCTGCCGACTAAAGGGAAAAAACAGTCCGGCAAAGAGGATGTTGAGAAGGGAGAAGACGCGCGAAACTGGCCCGACGCCGATTAACTATCGTATGGATGACGGTTAGTTAACGACCTCACCCGCCGTCTGCAGTGGTGCCATCACCCGGTCGAATTGCGAGGGTGGCAGGTATTGCAGCACCTCCTTCGCCTCTTCACTGAGCACCACATCGACACCCAACTCAGGGTAGAGCCAGTGGATCGCACCACCCTCCGGATCACGGATACGGGCCGCAGGCTGACCAAAACGCTGAGCGACCAGTTCACTCTCCAGATTGATTGATGGGATGTAGGTCAGGGTGGCGATGGCACTCTTACGCAGTTGCTCATAATCATCCGGATGCAACGTCACCTTTCGCGTGCCGCTGCCAAGGGTGCTGATGCGAATGCCGCGATCATACATCTCACGCACCTGTGTCTGCTCAAGATCGAAGGTGAACACCATCTTCGCCTTCAGACCACTGAGACGCGTCTCATTGAAATAGGCCTCAATCGTGTAGTCACCCTGCTCGGGGGCGAAAAGCGTCGCCTTTGAGGGCTCACGGAAGGCCAGCTCAGCCTCACCCAGAGTCGTATGGGCCAGCTCAATTCCGAAGACCCGAATCGATCCCCTCTCGGTCTGTTCAATCTGCCACGGCAGTCCGACGGGCCGGTCGACCTGACCGGAGGGGAGCATAATGCCCACCGCGAGCAGCACCAGGGTGAAGATCAAGACACTGAGAAAGGTATGGCGTTCCATAAATATCAACTAGTTAAGCAGGTAAAAGTGCGTCTGCCATGAGGCAGACAGGGGTGCGACAGTTACTCTTCGATCGGTTCTAGTGCACCCTCGGGGTAGCGCTCCGCAACCGTCTTCGAGACCATGCCCTGATTAGCCTGATGCATCGCATCCGACTCCATCACGATCAGCACCAGCACCGTAATCATCGTCGGTAGTGCACCAACACCAGCTAGCGCCCAGTGCTGTGGTTTGAGATCCCCTCCAGACCAGAGATAGACGATCACCATAACAACGAGCATGATCGCGAGCATGGTTAAAAAACCGAGGCTACGACGTGCACAGATCTGCCAGTGACACTTCACAAACCAGGGATCAATCTTTAGCGAGCGACGTGCACGATAAAAGGTATAGGTGAGCACGGTCACAGAGAAGATCGGTACGATTAGTAGCAGGAACTGCAGTGACTGTGCGGTGAGGAAGGCGACAAAGAGGAGGACATGGTTAAAAACCAGATTGATCAGAAAGATCTCATGGGGGGTTTTCGCCCGCTTGATATCCTCTGCGGAGACCTCGTATTTCATCGTATTACCTGCCTCTAGCTGTGAACTGGCCGCACCGAGTGGCACGGTGGCGACAATCTACCACCTACGGGGTATAAAATCCATGCAAATCGGCTGGTTACACCGGTTTAACCTGCAACCAGAAGGTCACCGGGCCATCGTTGGTCAATGAGACCTGCATGTCGGCACCAAAGCGCCCTGTAGCCACATCGGGATGATTGTTTTCCGCCTCTGCAACAAGATAATTGAACAGCCGTTCGCCCTCATCGGGGGAGGCAGCCGGAGTGAAGCTGGGGCGCATTCCCTTTTGCGTATCGGCTGGCAGGGTGAACTGCGGCACCAGCAGCAGGCCACCATCGATATCGGTCAGCCCCAGATTCATCTTTCCATCATGATCAGGAAAAACGCGATATCCGAGCAGCCGCTGCAGGAGTCGATCGGCCTGCGCTTTGCTATCGTTCCGCTCCACGCCGACCAGCACCATCAGACCCCGTTCAATCACACCCACCGACTCTCCCGACACCACCACCTCAGCCTGGCTAACACGCTGCAGCAGTCCGATCACGCCAGCATCCCCGCCATCGCGTCGCTGGCTCGAATCAGTGCGTCGACAATGCCAGGCTCTGTCGCAGAGTGACCGGCATCAGCGATGACCTCAAGCTGCGCCTCAGGCCATGCCTGGTGCAGCGCCCACGCCTGTGACAGGGGGCAGACGAGATCGTAGCGCCCATGCACGATCACACCTGGAATACCGGCCAATTTACCTGCATCTCGGAGTATTTGATTGGGCTCGAGAAAACTGTCATTTACAAAGTAGTGCGCCTCAATCCGCGCCAGACTGACGGCGGTATGGGGATCGCCAAAATGGTCAACCACTGACCGCTTCGGCAGCAGCGTCGAACTGTACCCCTCCCAGAGTGACCACGCCTTCGCCGCCGACATTGCCGCTACTTCATCATCACCGGTCAGGCGACGGTAGTAGGCGTTAACCATTTCATGACGCTCCACCTCAGGGATCGGTGCAATGAACTGTTGCCACTGGTCGGGACAGAGACGGTCAGCCCCTGACTGATAAAACCAATCGATATCCTCGGGGCGACAGAGAAAAATCCCTCGAAGGATCAACCCTGCTACCCGATCGGGATAGGTCTCGGCATAGACCAGCGCCAGGGTCGAACCCCAGGAACCACCAAATACCATCCAGCGCTCGATACCAAGCTGCTGTCTAATCGTCTCAATATCAGCCACCAGCGCCTGAGTCGTATTACCCTCGAGCGCGGCATGTGGCGTCGATTTACCGCAACCTCGTTGATCGAACAGCACTATACGATAGCGCTCCGGATCGAAAAAACTACGGTGGTATTTCTCACAGCCAGACCCAGGGCCACCATGCAGGAAGAGCACCGGTATACCGTCAGGATTGCCACACTCTTCAACGTGTAGCTGATGGGGTGAATCCACTGTCAGCGTATGGGAAACATAGGGCTGCAGTGGTGGGTAGAGTTGTCGCATTGAATTCCCTGTGGCACTGGATATCTATCAAAGGATACGTCTGCACCCAGACAACGACAATCATTAAAGCGTGGAACAATTCCAATACGTAAGAAAATGCTTACACAAGCTGTCGTCTCTACCTGACTGTATCGGGACGTCCCCTGTGCGAATATTCACTTGCACCAGGTAAGGATGCTCGGTGTGAAGCAGGAAGCTTACTGAGGAATAATAATTTCAGGTAACAGGGATGCCAGAAGTTAACAAAACCTCAGCGGCCAGGACGGCCACTCATCAATCGCCTTCCAGCCAAGAAAGGCAAATGATTACCCCCGGCTTTAGTCGGGGGTTTTTTTTGCCTCTCATTCAGGAACCAAGCCCACAAGCGCCTGCATCCAACCTGTGTCACGCCAACGGCAACTGGCAGCCTCCCATGTGCTCATGGGATTAGACGGACACAAAAAAGGCGCACCCACACCCATTGTTGAGTATGCATACGCCTCTACGATTCGACTATCGACTAAGGACGGACGTAGGCGTAACCGGCCTCCTGAAGCTCCATAATCCGCGCCACACCGGCGGGGACGATCTGCACACCCTCAGCCAGCGCCACCTGCTTGCCTGATTTCTTCTCCATCTTCGACTTGGTATTGCCGCAGGCGCTGAAGGTTATATCCTGCATCGCCAGGCTCGAGACACGCGACTGATGTGCGCTCGACTGGGTCAACATACCGAGACCGGGTCCGTAGGCAACAATCTCGACATCGACATTATCCATACCATAGTGTTTCTGTAGATTGACCGCGTTGTTCATCGCAATCGTCTGTGTCTTGGCATCGTTACTGCTGACCTGGATGACAATTTTATGTTTCGATACTGCGGCCTCAGCCATTGCCGCATCTCCACTCTTACCCTCCGGGGTACAGCCCACCAGCCCAAGTATCAAGCCAGATAACAGCGCGAGCAGGCTAACTTTCAATTTTTTTCCAAACATATAACTAACTCCTTTGATCTCTTGTAATAGTCATGGATGAAATAGACCTATAAGGATCGGTCACTTCATAGCACCATTTCAGACGCAAAGGGCAAGTTGAACCATTGGGAATTACCCCAACGATTTAGTCGGACATTAACTTGGTTACTGTTGTGGAGCGAGACACGGCCGTCCCGCTCCGACAGGAAGTTTAGCCGCGTGATGCGCGCTTGCGCTCGTTTTCGGTCAGCAGCTTCTTACGCAGACGGATGTGGTTGGGGGTGACCTCAACCAGCTCATCATCGTCGATGAACTCCAGCGCCTGCTCCAGTGTGTGAACCACGGGAGGGGTGAGCACCTGAGCCTCATCGGTACCGGAGGCACGCACGTTGGTCAGCTGCTTACCCTTGAGGGCATTAACCACCAGATCGTTATCACGTGCGTGCAGACCAATAACCATACCCTCATAGACCTCAGCACCGTGGCCGATGAACATACGACCACGCTCCTGGAGATTGAAGATGGCGTTGGTCAGCGCCTTACCCGGAGCGTTGGCGATCATTACACCGTTCTTGCGGGTACCGTAGTCACCACGCTTGAAGGGACCATAATGGTCGAAAACGCTGTAGATTAGACCTGAACCCTGGGTCGCGGTGAGGAACTCGGTGCGGAAGCCGATCAGACCACGCGCCGGCATGATGTAGTCGAGACGGACGCGACCGTGACCATCGGGCACCATGTTCTTCAGATCACCACCACGAACACCGAGCTTCTCCATTACGCCACCCTGATGTTGATCCTCGACATCGATGGTGACCTGCTCGAAAGGCTCCTGCGGCTCGCCGTCGATGGTACGAATAATAACCTCGGGACGCGAAACACCCAGCTCGAAGCCTTCACGACGCATATTCTCGATCAGAACCGAGAGGTGCAGCTCGCCACGCCCTGAGACGCGGAACTTGTCGGGATCAGAGCCCTGCTCAACACGCAGTGCCACGTTGTGCACCAGCTCCTGCTCCAAGCGCTCTTTAACCTGACGAGAGGTGACGTACTTGCCATCCTTGCCAGCGAAGGGAGAGTTGTTGACCTGGAAGGTCATGCTGACAGTCGGCTCATCGACACTCAGTGGTGCCAGCGCCTCGACCGCTTCAGGATCACAGAGGGTATCGGAGATGTTGAGCGGGTCGAGCCCGGTAAAGCAGACGATGTCACCCGCCTGCGCCTCATCGACCTCAACACGCTCCAGCCCCATGAAACCGAATAGCTGTAGTACACGCCCATTACGGCGCTCACCATCCTTATCGACGATGGTTACCTGGGTGTTGTTCTTAACGCGACCACGGGCGATGCGGCCGATACCGATAACACCGACATAGCTGTTGTAGTCGAGCTGCGAGACCTGTAGCTGGAAGGGATCTTCAGGTTCTACCTGTGGCGGATGGACATGATCCACAACGGTCTGCAGCAGTGGGGTCATATCACCCTCACGCACATCGGACTCCATAGAGGCAAAACCGGCCAGACCAGAGGCATAAACCACAGGGAAATCGAGCTGCTCATCGGTGGCACCGAGACGGTCGAAAAGATCGAAGGTCTGATCCAGCGCCCACTCAGGACGCGCCGCCGGACGGTCAATCTTGTTCACCACGACAATCGGGTGCAGACCACGCGCCAGCGCCTTCTCGGTCACAAAGCGGGTCTGAGGCATCGGACCCTCTACCGCATCAACCAGCAGCAGCACTGAATCGACCATTGAGAGTACACGCTCTACCTCACCACCGAAGTCGGCATGTCCGGGGGTGTCGACGATGTTGATACGGTAGTCGCCCCACTTGATCGCAGTCGGCTTGGCCAGGATGGTAATACCGCGCTCACGCTCCTGATCGTTGGAGTCCATGGCACGCTCTTCGAGCTTATCGCGCTCACCAAGGGTGTCAGATTGCTTAAGGAGCTCGTCCACCAGGGTCGTCTTACCGTGGTCAACGTGGGCGATGATGGCGATGTTGCGAAGATTCTCAATCACTGGGGTAATCCATATATAAGGTCAAAATAGGGCGCGATTGTACCCTAAAAACGGCCATTACGATCACATCTAGCCACAACCCGGTAATTCACCCAGCTTTCGTCAGCTACACCAGGCTATTGCCGCTTTTACACCCGACAAAATCTCACTAGGATAAAATATTAGAATAAACTGATATATCAACTGCTTAGGCCAAACAGATCCGTTGACAAACAGACTCGTCAGGGGACAATCGATACAGACTGCATTGATGATTGCATCAAATCCAACAACTTATAAAAATTGTTAGATCTCATATTCCACCACCGTTTTGGCGCTGTTTGGGATCAATCAACACCATTTTCACCGACTGAGCGCCGACTGTTATTGAATCAATGGGGCCGTTTTAACGACTCTTCATGCATCGCAGCCGCATCCGCCGGAACCGCCTCGGCCTGCTCTGCCCAGTCGAGTCCCTCAGACTCGTCGCTGCTCGGTTCAGCCGCCTCGACCGCCGCGGCATCGGGAAGCTGTTCATTGGGCTCGTCCGATGAGTCGCTCTCCTCCGGCACTTCACTGCGTTGGTCCTCGATAATTCGTCCATCGGGCTGCTCCATCGCCAATCGGGTGGTATCCATATCGGCCAGCGTGTGAGCCCCTTCAACGATGTGACTAAAGACTGCGCGGTAACTCGCCGTCATCTCATTGACCAGACCAGCGGTCTTGATAAAGTGATCACCGACCTCAGCACGATACTCATCGTTACGCTGACGGAGCGTGTGGAGTTCGCTCTCCAGCTCCTCGACCTTACGAATGGCGGGGCCGGTTGCACGACCAACCCAGAAACCGAAACCACCACCAGCCAGCAGCGCTGCCACTGCCATTAACACCACCCACTGCAAGGTCATTGATCAAAACTCCAAAAGCGATTCAAAAAAGTTGGCCTAATCTACCACTCTCCGAAGAAGACCGTGCAACTCTTTCCCTGTCGCTTGGCTCGATACATCGCCTGGTCGGCCATCACGATCAGCGCATCGGCTTCTTCGGCATTTTCTGGGTAGAGCGCCACTCCTATGCTCGCCCCAACCGACACCTCTTCGCCCTTCACCGCCGCTGACCGCCATGGATAGCGAAGCGAAGGCGGTTAGTCCGCGATAGTCGACGCCGTCTGCATATTCGTAGTTGAGGGGCGAGCGGACGACGAAGAAGATGCAGCAGCGGCTTTATGTCGGCGTAGAGTCACTGAGGGAGTTGTGTAGAGCCGCGAAGAGGTGATTACGCAACGAACGCAGGACGTCGGGGCGCCGTAGGCATAAATGGTCGCGTTAAGTTTTTGCTGTTTGCTTGGGCTTGGATGCCCAAAACAAACTTTCGCAAAAATAGCGACTCCCCGTCACCGGACTTGAGATCGCCTTTAGCATAGAGATTGCGAGTCGCTCCACCACCTCACGTCCAGCTCCCCCCTGCAGGATGACAACAAACTCATCACCCGCATAGCGCGCCACCGTATCGTTCTCTCGCACACTCCCTTTCAGCATCCTGGCCACATGTACCAGCAGGTCGTCGCCAGCGTCATGATCCAGGGTATCGTTAACCTCTTTAAATCCGTCGAGATCGATCAGCAGCACGGCCATTGGCTCTTTATTACGATCTGACTGCGCAACCGCCATCTGCAACCGCGCGTAGAGCAGACTACGATTGGGCAGATCCGTCAGAGCATCATGATGAGCATCGTGCCAGAGCGACTGCTCATTTGCCTTGGCGGCCGATATGTCCCGGAAAAGTGCCACATAGTTACTGAGTCGATCACGCTCATCCTTGACGACATTGATAGTCATATTAAGCGGAATCACCTCACCCTCTTTATTGCGATCCCAAATTTCACCCTGCCACTCGCCGTGGGTTTCGAGATTGCTCCATAACAGCTGGTAGAATGCATTATCATGCTGCCCCGACTGTAAAATTTTCGGGTCCTCGCCCAGCACATCCTCCAGCTCATAACCGGTAATGCGTGTAAATGCCTCATTAACATCGAGGATGCGATTATTGCGATCAGAGATCATCACCCCATCGCCTGCATTCTGGAACACACTGGCCGAGAAGCGCAGTCGCTCCTCCATCGCTTTGCGCTCAGTA harbors:
- the ccoS gene encoding cbb3-type cytochrome oxidase assembly protein CcoS → MDVIYGLIPLMILLGLFMVGLFIWTVRNGQYDDLDGDANRILMDDDDPLLPTKGKKQSGKEDVEKGEDARNWPDAD
- the dtd gene encoding D-aminoacyl-tRNA deacylase encodes the protein MIGLLQRVSQAEVVVSGESVGVIERGLMVLVGVERNDSKAQADRLLQRLLGYRVFPDHDGKMNLGLTDIDGGLLLVPQFTLPADTQKGMRPSFTPAASPDEGERLFNYLVAEAENNHPDVATGRFGADMQVSLTNDGPVTFWLQVKPV
- a CDS encoding FixH family protein → MGLLSQSSKKAFRNPWVIGWITLILIVLGVNIAFISLAVVTNPGLVSDDYYERGQDHEKNINTRKAARSALGWQVSLDVPTDTTLGRETPFRFTAVDKVGRPLVDGSATLHAYRPSDAAADFEVAMFEKRPGQYVAPVVFPLKGYWRVIITLQRGEDSWELTEKVNVLVP
- the pip gene encoding prolyl aminopeptidase; protein product: MRQLYPPLQPYVSHTLTVDSPHQLHVEECGNPDGIPVLFLHGGPGSGCEKYHRSFFDPERYRIVLFDQRGCGKSTPHAALEGNTTQALVADIETIRQQLGIERWMVFGGSWGSTLALVYAETYPDRVAGLILRGIFLCRPEDIDWFYQSGADRLCPDQWQQFIAPIPEVERHEMVNAYYRRLTGDDEVAAMSAAKAWSLWEGYSSTLLPKRSVVDHFGDPHTAVSLARIEAHYFVNDSFLEPNQILRDAGKLAGIPGVIVHGRYDLVCPLSQAWALHQAWPEAQLEVIADAGHSATEPGIVDALIRASDAMAGMLA
- a CDS encoding DsrE family protein; amino-acid sequence: MFGKKLKVSLLALLSGLILGLVGCTPEGKSGDAAMAEAAVSKHKIVIQVSSNDAKTQTIAMNNAVNLQKHYGMDNVDVEIVAYGPGLGMLTQSSAHQSRVSSLAMQDITFSACGNTKSKMEKKSGKQVALAEGVQIVPAGVARIMELQEAGYAYVRP
- the ccoG gene encoding cytochrome c oxidase accessory protein CcoG gives rise to the protein MSEQEKRVDQGGVDALYEESTHWHVNTGEETIHAKRMPGMWRNLKWLSSTVWIFFFLGPYLRWDDRQAILLDIPNEKFHILNITILPQDVWMLALVLLFFSILLAAVTSVAGRVYCGFFCFQTIWTDIYTLIEEKLEGGPAKRRKLEKAPWDLNKIRIKTIKHTLWLLIGALTGVTFAAWFTDAYDLWIGYFTFTAPTVAWTVLGLFTVGTYVLAGFMREQTCFWLCPYARIQGVMYDEETVLPTYDLNRGEPRGKLKKGQHVEGMGDCIECNQCVAVCPTGIDIREGQQEGCITCALCIDACDSVMDKINRPRGLIRYASYDEIQGKPTLPLRKRPRVLVYFTIMTLAVVGLVYGLTHLGAIELKVLHDRQPLFVQQSDGSIQNKYFIKLLNKTDADMKIRISATGPEQMVVVGADKTLVARKGRLNSYTLFVRVPSRLLESASTPIVFKVEQVDAEEITAEYTSMFMGPRR
- a CDS encoding heavy metal translocating P-type ATPase, producing the protein MNDRSVVADDSQCYHCGLPLPEPPFEEAIESLPRQFCCIGCQSVCKAIYDAGLEGFYQRTPDGTLLAPPPPPPQDSALYDLDDVQSEFVTTLGDSRDIHLLVEGIHCAACVWLIEHTLSRVTGVVEAKVNLAGKRLHLRWDNSAIPLSKIIDRLAQVGYKAVPYDPENAEGALAKQNRSLLYRMAFAGFTMMNLLWISIALYSGADQGEFRGMFHWIGFALATPTLLYSGWPFLKGAWTGLRSLHLTMDLPIAIGASTTYSYSLYVMLSQSSVGEVYYDTVVNFIFVILVGRYLEAISKKQAVSSTQRLLDLQPRVATLLRDGEPHIVPIRTVKPGEIVLVKAGDKIPVDGTIIDGRSRVDESMLSGESEPVAKLIGDSVSAGTVNIESALTLNIEGTLKDTALGRIIRLVEDAQASKAPIQCVADRIVPWFVAITLLLASLTFAFWHSTDFEIALMAATAVLIITCPCAFGLATPMAIAVASGLGARYGILVKNGAVLETLSDIDHFIFDKTGTLTEGRMGLVKVVSYGNIDDQQLLGLAARVERFSEHTTARAIVAAADELELNTPGETSDFESKPGFGVRARVDGIEVMLGTEAWLTEADIEMGETFSNQIEQLEGDGVTCIHIAVGGKLLGFIALADRLRPDAATLIENLRQSGAHLTLLSGDRQRVAEAIAKQLGGMEVIAEVLPQDKDRVIQELQQQGAQVAMIGDGVNDAPALIRADVGIAVGSGTDVSMESADIVLISSELEKVALASRLSRRTLRTIRQNIGISITYNVIMVPLAMMAFVTPLVAAVSMPISSLLVIGNAARIRTLFKGLTSKR